ATTGTCCTGAACTATATGTGATCCAAAGGCTCTTAATGtacataatttaatataattaaagatgttgtggctaatctttaattaatttaaatatatacatatcactagacatttaattttatgagaaaatactCATAAAATTGCATGTAAGGGTAAAACAGTAAAATCACGTGCAAAAGGGGTAAAACTAGAATTTTGCACGCAAGGATAGAATTGGAATTTAATTTTTAAGGGGTAAAATAGGAATTCTACGCGTCCAGGGCAGAACCGCAAATTTCCTAAATGTGGAGGGGCAAAATCGTATTTCACTCGACGATGGTAGAATTGTAATTTTGCACAAACAGAGAGGCACGTGCGCTCTTCCCCCCCCTCGGGCGCGTGTGCTGCAGTCCGTCGCATGTGCCTGTTGCAGTGCTTGCGCTAGAGGTCTTCTTCGTAGCTTTCTTCTTCTGCCGCTTTGAGCTCTATTCTGCCACCTGGTTCTCCTCCCACAGCCCATGGTCGACCAAATTGATTGATGGGTTTTGAAGAGAATGTCGGGACGAACGAATAATTTCAAGATCCGGCAAAAACGACCAACATATTGACCGGAATTAAGCCTAAAACGATTTGCCTTAAAAACCCTAACCACCAAAATTTCACCACTTGATTAACCTTTGACGATCAGTGATATATCGAAAAATTTAAGGGTTTTTCTTCCTAATGGCGGTGTGATCATGCAGATCCATTATTGCGTGGTGGGTCACCCAAGTTTGGCCGAAATTTTAAATCTCGATCCAAGCCATATAGAAATTCGGATTTATCCACacataattcaatgaaaataaattaaaaaaatttcatcaaggCAAAGATTGTaaacatgctctgataccaactgttagattaaatataaactaaaacCTGACGATCTCGATTTATCAATCACAGATAAATTCATACAGAATTCGGGATCGATTTGCGGAAACGTAAAAATCAACATACCTCCAGCCATGAATGAAATTTGCAAAAGTGGAAAACCTCAAAACTTCGGACGGATCCACATAACACGAACGATCTGCAATATGGAGAACACCAGATCTGTACGTCATGTTCTACTAGCCAATACCCCTCAAACTTGATGGTGTGTTTTTCTGTAGTGATAGGGTTTGAACTAGACGACCTGACATTTTATTCCGTTTCTTATGTTACCGACATCTTCTATCAAGACCGTTATGGTAACATATTAACGGGCAAATATCACATAATAGATGTGGGTGATAAATTGGGTAATAAATTGGAACTAATTGGGAATACAATATtgggatcatatttagaataataaaataataaatatattataaattataacaACTATGTCATCAATTTtggaccaaaattggccgaatatattcaattagtaaaatatgaaaagatttagaattcaattggcaaaattgaacgATTTATGATTAAGATGGttaaagtgcaatagatttaggattttttggataattttttatctcaaatttgacATTGTATGTGTAAATTCTACTCAATGATATCCCTTAACGAGAGACTCGGGGCAAGTCTATGGTCCTCTGTGGATGTAGTGCAATCGTTGCATCTATAATAGGTCCGAAAGGATTATACTAGACGCAAGTGtgtaaataattcatttatgtGTGTCTACCTAAGTGGAAACGGGCATTTCTGAGGACTATTCAACAAAGATAATCTTTTAcgaaatggaataaaaaaataagatggGCATATCACAAGATTGTACATTATAAAGGATAGAGttaggaatttaattttaaaatggaagaaGTAGTTTCATCATAATTATAGCTGGAAAACTTGAGCAATTGTTTCGGCTTCGAGATCAGGCTTAAGAAAATGATCCTTTTTGCAGACATCAAGCCCTTGCTCACCCATTAATGGAGGTACTCATGGTTGCTCGACATAGGATCAGGTCTAGCCAATCACTCCAAGCGCTTGTCTTCCTCTTGTTGGGAGAATAGTGACAAATGAACAATAATAGATTAGTGCAGTAGAACAAAACAATCTTCCTCTTGTGCAAATCTAACATGAAGTGATAAGATGGAGCATTATTAATATCAAACACCCACAAACACAAGGCAACTGTTTTTTATATGGAAAACCTTCTTGATGTAAGGGATAAAAAACCATGGATCAGAGTCCATCCAAAATCTTCACTTTTAACAAAATTAGATGAGCAAAATTATTCTCTAGTTaaactagaggtacatagcagcaataACATCAAGGCCACTATttttggcaatacacatgaatttcacaaaagaTCAAAGTTAAATCTAACCTAAAACACAAGTTTGGTTCATCCCACAAAAATTCTAATGTAGGGGGCTTCaagtgaaaatcaaattgatcaaattcaaGAAGAATATGTCATGAGCATGCTGAGAAAATTTCAGCTCATTCAGACCACAAATTGTCCTCCAACATTAGCTTGTTGATACTCAGATACTGCCCCTTTCccaaattttcagatttttttttctcttactaAGTgctgacacctaaatttttgcccaaaaatcatttccgaaaaaatgggaacttgttttttcacaaaaatattccatgtcaaattcttgcatatagattatcttggtgtttagtataaatatatatttttaaatggaagatgtttttcctaaataaaaaataaataaatatttaaattttaaattttaaattttttttaaaaagattaaaaaagaagaaaaaaagttggggccaatgatctaaatgtgactagccaagcccaggagGTCATATTGGAATTAAAATGGTAAATTGGGGCCAAAATGTGATTTctaaaagttgagggaccaattcgcaaattttgcaaaatttcacccgaacccttaaatcatcatcttggttcccaattaagttgaaattgaacttgggtcagGTATAATTAATCGAATCGGGCAAAAAGGAccaaattgcattgaatttggcattctcgggcaagaaaatggccaactttgagggactctcttgcaaaattgggtggagacaattgcgaaaaattgtcaagatcttaaactaatatacatgaaccttctaattgatcaaaaaccatagccaaattgatggattaaaggaCTCAAATCAACAGCCAAAActcagtccacgagttggtctCAATTCAGAGTTGCTAAGTAAGAACCTtagtggccccaccatatcctccttagcttcccaACCAGCCTGATctctgcacgtgatggaagaccattaTTGGTACTACAAGTGAACAAACATTGGTCAAGGATAAGTTGCTGAAAGCACGGGAAAATCACAGCAAAGTCTggacactcaacagctgcagaagttgaaaattttggctaagTCAGAAAGTTGTTGAAGTAGCCTTGTTGGTAGGCTTGGTAGGGGGACTAAAGACCAACCAAAAACCCCTCAGTTCAGGGGATAAGATCATGGAAGCAAGCTCTTTCAGGGCACAAAAGGTAGGAgacaagagagaaaagagggagcaCACGGTCGTTCCCCAAAAACACCTAGAAAAGCAACTCCAGAAGAGCAAAACCCCAGAAATTCCAAATCAACCTTTAAGGAGAAAAGTGgaattttcacaaattttcagccaaaactagccaaaaccttcaactagagagtgaaacttcacttaAAGATCTTTACATCCATAGGTTGCACGTCCCAAATGGAGTTTAGGAAGgtctcctaaagccccccgaaaacCGCCCTCCTATTGGGCCAAGAaagtctgaaaatttttctaagtgttgagcccgGTTGGTCACGAGTAAGAGAAAGCGAgtgtttttaagaaaattgatagacaaataaggaaaatattgaatttcaCCCCAAACTaaaatacatatagtttggtttggttaatatttccaacaaaagaggtcataaagtctaattttagaggtcaacgaaaaccttcgttgttAATTCTTAtttctgcagatctcattttcaatttgaagGAGCCAACTTCCATGTGCCCCCTGAGTCTAATTTCTTGGTTTCCtcggccaagaaccacttgaaaaagaaactaggaagcaaggtaagtatCATAGATGTATTTTTCTTCGAGTTTGAACGTGTTTTAATAGTGAAAAATCAAGAGTAAAACCAACCCGGAAAACTAATttctgaggctgaaattttttttttgttgaaatatctTCAAGAGTCTTGCATGTTTGATATACTGTACCCCATTTTCGTGCATTACTTGTCTTTGTGACTTTGATTAATATTATATGGGAGTACAAATGATGCATAGGTCAGCCCGGTTTAGTCTTTAAATCTCTGTGTGAACTATGAGATCGTCTAATACTTGGGCAAAAAACCAAGCCAACCCACATTGAGACATGGTTGGCCAGCATAGATCATGCATATAGGCTTCTTAAAGAGTTCGTTTCGATGTGCCCGGTTGATCATTTTCTGtaatgtttgttgcatttgaaagcccatattacctactttcactcatattaagtaatgtttcccttagatctTGCATGTGATAagtgtcggggcttgaatatgggcatgtaacctatttgcttgacttgggtttaAACCCATATTTGCAAAATCAACTCAAACCCATGTATTTGAGGACGATTTTATCTTGGTGCTAGTGTGTTTTAactatgatttctatctaatcttgttctttgcatgtggtagtataacCTTGATAttttagttccacatgagattgcttatgagtCGAGATTGAAGGCCACGAACATGGCTTGAGGAAGCTGTTTGGGCTAGTGTGAGGCATGCCAAGTGTTTGACAAAATGCGCaaaccaagtttcgatcttCAAACGATTGATTTGAGCTCGGTTCTTATTATATTCATGTACTGGGCAgttccatattagtataaatcaGCATATATCGATTCAGggaattattttaaaataaaaatttcaaaaaatgaaaatttcaaaaaaaattataaaaatggtGGATGGTATCAAGTTATGATAGAAACGAcatctatgaaattttactaattttaaaaggtcattttcctaatttaatgctattttggtattttataaccttttttttttgtaaataatccattttgcatagattaaaattatttagagtaatttactttatccaaaaaaatatttagagtaatttcatgcatatttgaattctcatctcgctcatgggggtcctgtctcggggcgtgataacaaagccatgtaatattatttgcctgGCTTGCGTCGGGTTTTCCTTTTccgcatttattttcaagttatttcaatttctcgGATGTCTACTTACGcaccgcttttcattaatttgagtgtaaatttctcttctaaattatgttaggattagtctacacattaaggaaaacaaatctACAAAACCATTTGCATGGACGCTTAACAGTTTTATAAGGATTATAATtagtaatcaagattgtgtggccatttagataaacaaccttccaaATTAGTGGTACCTCAAGGAcactaatagaaacattggcgtaaacaagtccccagtcctagaaatctctagttgcgtagaaatcaagacaacactccctcgtcttgattggtttctagccgatcccaataggctagtggtgactcctagaaATACATAGAttgtcaaaaattgaaatacgaAATCCAATATCGCGcaaggtatgagcttgggagagcccgcgcctaatctaggaccattggtccgcctctttaggcaaatacccttAAACCTCTTCCTCTTTCCCTTGGACGGAAAAAGAGAGGTCCTAACACTACCATgtctcaacaatttttttttctactacATAAAGATAGTGATAAATCATATTTTTTCATATAGACTATCGTATCGTATGGGCTCAAACCTTTGAACTTATAATTTATTGGgtttcctccacataggagtcaACCCAACCTAATACCTCCTTCGATCACCATCTTTTTCGTCAATGCCCCTCTCTATGTGAGCAATTTGTCCATGATCGAGGTGGGGTTTTTTTGTGTTGAATATCCGTGAATACACTTAATTGTgaatacacttttttttttggtaagttaaTTGCGAATACACTTAATTGCTTGTCAATACGATAACTGTTTTTGGGAGAGTAATGAATGTAATGTCTCCTCAATACTGAATACATGAACATGTAAGAGTCCTACATCATCAATACGCTTCAAGCAAACTGTTGCTAGTTCAAGCATTGTCCTGTCAATTTGCATTATTATTCCATTTGATGTTACACACATGTGCAATGACTTAATGAGCTTTGTTAATCTGATGGATCCTCATTTTGCAATCTTCCTTCATTCTACGTAGGGACTCATAGGAAGTACCCCCTTTAGTCACAGCCTTTTCGGCAGTGCTCTTGAGCTCTTTGACTCTAGCTCTCATCTGGTGCCCTTCTTTCTTTGCTATTATCATCCTCGCCAACTTCTCTATCTCTTCCCTCCCCACAATCTTCTTCGACGGCAGCTCCTTTGGCCGAATCACCACTCCGATCTCCTCCGCGAGGAGTGTCGCATTTTGCCTTTGCTCGGCGTACAATGGCCAGGCAATCATGGGCACTCCATTCACTATACTCTCTAGGGTTGAGTTCCATCCGCAATGAGATAGAAACCCGCCTACAGATGGATGGCTCAGGATGTCCAATTGTGGGCCCCACAATGGAATTATTAATCCCACATCCCGAGTACGTACCGCAAATCCATCCGGCAGAAAGCTCGAAAGCTCATCATCACCACCTCCCTTTCCCACATCAAAGAATGATCCATCAAGAGATTCCACTATTGGTTTCCGAAATATCCATATAAACCTACAAAAGTATATATTTGTAAGATGaaagaaatttataaaatatagaGTCAAAGAACACTAAAACGAAGCTTAATTTATACATgccacactttttttttataaattttattattattattattattaggttTTCCGCaagtttgaaaagaaattacttATTCGTCGTTGAATTATATATCTACCCCGAGTCAGTGCTGTATAACGGCTTCTTTCACGTATCAAATGCTAATAAAGAACGGGCACTGcatttgataaaaaagaaaaaaaaaacataaaacaaacaaaatatgtttttctttttcttaaagcGTGCAACGTGCTCCAGTCCAACTAATGCCTCGTGGAGCATGCttgcatgaaaatttttagaCCGTACCTTTGTCGGCTCAGCTCTAATCCCCAAGCCAGCTCGGCCAGCTGCTCAGCCGACATAGTCCCTCCACTCCCAAACGAGACAAGGAACACCGACTCGCGCGGCTGCTTATCCAGCCATTCCAGCAGCTCCTTCCCCAAACCGGCCGGTCTGACCGGTCTAATGAGCGGCCCAACGGTATAGACCGGACCGTTCACGGCCCGGCCCAAGAACTCCTCATTCCTCAGCGCGGCGAGCGTCTCGGCCTGCAAATCCTCCCACACATTCAACAGGATTCCATCTCCCATCGCGATCTCGCCAGCAATCCGCAAGTACTCGTGGTACTGCTGGTTGGATCGGTCCAGCATCGGGTCCACCACGTCCTCTGGTCGGACCGGCTTGCAGCCCGGGATCTTGAGTAGTTCAGTCTGGTCCACATACTCTCCTTTGACTTCCTTGTCCAGCACCGGTGAGTGTAGGAGCAGCGCAAGAAACCATGCGTTGGAAGGGACGTAGACGTACTTAGGGATCCTCAACTCATCACCCATGCATAGATGCTCCGTCCTGAACAGGTCCACGATGAGGACATCGGGTGGGGCCTCCATGGCTTTCAGCGCGGACCTGAACGCCGACCGCGCCTCGCGCATCATGACCGCAAGCCTCTCCACCATGGAGGCATTCGGGCCAAGGCCAGCAGCCGTGAGGTCGGGGGCAGGGAGCTCCACGATGTCGAGGAGCTTGGGGGTCATGGCGGAGTCGATGATCTCTGCCTCAGCACGGGAGGCCTGGGAGGGGACGACGAAGATGGTGACCTCGAAGCCATGGTCGGCTACAAGGCACTTGCCGAGCTCCATGATGGGGATGAGGTGGCCCATGCCAGGGCTCGAGAGGAGCGCCGCATGGAGCTTTTTCGGCTTCTCCATCGATGAATTGGAGGAAAAGAGGTCAAAATCCATGGAATGAAGTAAAGCTGACGGTGTGTATGAAGAACATACGTTGGCTACAACATAGTTTGGCGAGGGGGGTCTTTAAATAGGTGGGCGTCATGGCTGGGAGTCTCGGAGACGCGACGTGGACTTGTTCAGACAGACAGAAGAGTGACCCTGCAATTTACGGAGGGTCTGTCCATATTGCCATTGCCCATTTGTCAGCTTCAGCACTTTTTTGAAACTTTCAAACTGACAGCTTATTTTTCCGGAGTTTATCTATGAACTTTAGGACCGCCGTACTCTTTACGTTTTAAAACGTCGTGAAAACTTTCGTATGACTCCATCCATGCACACCGACATCTAATAAAAGATATTTTGAGCTTTCAACAGTTGGTTTAAAATCAAATggtaaacaaagaaaaggaaaaggagtaaaaaataaaagctaaaagCAAAACCAAATAGACTCTGGATTTTCGGAAGAGAgaattattctttcttttgtagtATTTGCTTCCTTCGATATATTAATTCCGCATGCATAACAGGTCACTTtgcataaagaaaattttacgcAAGCAATTTAGTCCATTCTTACTCTGAAGATTTTCACCACCCACTTtctcattaatcatcaaatcaaTCATGGGCAAGCTCAGCTATGGGAAATTGCGAACTATATTAACGCATTTGCCGTGCATCAGGTCTACATTATCATGTGCCCGCGTGCTCCAAAGACGTGAAAATTATAGCTTCTACACTTCCACCATGCGTGGAGGGTGACCGCCCAAAAGCTCCAAAAGCTACTGATCTTATCTTCCAATTTGGCTGGGATTGCGGTCCCAACGGCTCGCCCAAGTCTATAAGTTGGCTAAACGGTAGAAATCGGTCCAATGCGGCCAAACATGTCCCGGTCCCGATCGCTGTAAAGCTCGCACGAGGTATTGAAAAGTCCGTTGCTTGCGATCGATCCCGTTAGCTGAAGTTATTGCTACCGCCAAAGTCTTCGTCCACGTGACTGTTGCTTACGCTGCAAGAAGCTGCGTTCGTCAACGTTCGCATTTAAGTTTCATGATGGGCGATGATGATAATTAAAGTATCTCGTGCGGCGAGATTGACACGGTATAGCgagggaaattgtccaaaagatTTTGAACCTACTGGCCGGTCACCGATTTTATCTAAACCTTTTATACTGACTGAcatagtcctaaacattttatagtGATTCTTCTAATGTAGTCCATTCAGCTTAACTAAATCGCAAATTGCCAATATGGTAGTTTGGTTAGCATTGAGTATAATTGGCGACTAACGtggattattttaaattaatcaacacaGTTTTGTAGTttcttataaattttatatttttttttttttttttcgttttttcgtTTTGTAcggttcatcttcttctcaacTGATCTTGAGCCACATGCAAGGGCGGTACAACTCTCATCAGTCAAAGGTGAGGGttgcagccctcgcctagatctggcaagggatGTGCGACCCTTGCTTGTGGCAAGCAAGGGTTGGCGGCCATCGCCAAGGCCCTGACCACTGGAATCCAGGAAGAtggaggaaaataataaaaagaaatgaaaaattgaaaaaagttgatttttttttctcaaaacaacTCCATTTTGAGCTCTGTTGGACATATTAGATTGTCGACTATGTCATATATGATAAATGGCATTGATTAGTCCACGTGGATAAGCtcgaaaaaataaattggaaaatcatcaaaagtcTTAAGATTGCAATGATCTAACtggaaaatttagaactaaatatATGgccgtataataagtttagaatttttgaacAATTCTCTTGTCGATAACATGACGACATTAAAAGGATAATACAGTGTTAAAGACGTGTCTTCGTGGAATAGCgggaaaacaagaagaagaagaagaattaaaaCCATTAACAGAGAGAAACCTCCATTGGTACCGACTCCTTTGTGGCAATCCACAAGACATAATCTATGACTAAATGAGTCGATTGGTTTCTCCCAAAACTATTTCTGCCTTTTAGAATTCACTAATATTGGAAGAGATCTCCACATACGGAAACCCTTTTGCGATGCATGTGGGCTTGTCGAGAAGGGAAAGTTTCGCACAAGTGAGAAAGCTCAGTGCAAGCTTAAGCCCCGTTTGACCAACTTCTGTGAGAGTTTTCAGTACGTACAGAGATCTGCTTAACGGTTCAAATGGGGCCTTGAATCCATTGGCCTCATCACCACCATCTGATGATGTCAAACCGAAGCACAAACGAGACAAGTTGGGGTTTGAgtgaatgtcaattcaattttaaatcttttaaaccttttgaaaattaatacaATTCTTCaatccaattttgattgaaaattgctgATATAAACGTTAATTAGTTTACGTAGCACTATTGACAtctgatgtggataattttttttattttttaatatattatttcttatttcattGTAGTTGGCGCTCATTGACCACCGGATGAGGGCAGGGTCGGCCTCAAGCGAGGCCGCACTTGTCTAGATTGGTAATGGCCCACAAGCTCTCATCAAATACCGTTGATTATAGTTGgaaaaaaaagtacataaaataaaaatacatatatttagaaactttttaaacatattataaaaattatttacatcgGCACAAAGCATGTTATGTAGTATGGACAGTATTggtgaatttttaaaaattataaaattaaattggttaaattaatatgtttagaagtaaattgatattcatataacaatttttattttatttttacaattttcctCCCGTCCTGTCAACTGTCAAGAGACGGATGGAGCAATCAATGGCCTTGAGAATGCAACTTGCCAGAAGATTCCGATTCCCAATCAATGGCCTTGAACATGCAACTTGCCAGAAGATTCCGATTCCCCAAAGAGACCATTTCCCTCAGTCCAAACGTCAACTCCATTGATTGAGGGCAACATCAGCCATTTTGGCCAAGTAAAACACTGTCTCGAACTTAAAGCTCTTTTGAA
This region of Eucalyptus grandis isolate ANBG69807.140 chromosome 8, ASM1654582v1, whole genome shotgun sequence genomic DNA includes:
- the LOC104456855 gene encoding anthocyanidin 3-O-glucosyltransferase 5; translation: MDFDLFSSNSSMEKPKKLHAALLSSPGMGHLIPIMELGKCLVADHGFEVTIFVVPSQASRAEAEIIDSAMTPKLLDIVELPAPDLTAAGLGPNASMVERLAVMMREARSAFRSALKAMEAPPDVLIVDLFRTEHLCMGDELRIPKYVYVPSNAWFLALLLHSPVLDKEVKGEYVDQTELLKIPGCKPVRPEDVVDPMLDRSNQQYHEYLRIAGEIAMGDGILLNVWEDLQAETLAALRNEEFLGRAVNGPVYTVGPLIRPVRPAGLGKELLEWLDKQPRESVFLVSFGSGGTMSAEQLAELAWGLELSRQRFIWIFRKPIVESLDGSFFDVGKGGGDDELSSFLPDGFAVRTRDVGLIIPLWGPQLDILSHPSVGGFLSHCGWNSTLESIVNGVPMIAWPLYAEQRQNATLLAEEIGVVIRPKELPSKKIVGREEIEKLARMIIAKKEGHQMRARVKELKSTAEKAVTKGGTSYESLRRMKEDCKMRIHQINKAH